The proteins below are encoded in one region of Tiliqua scincoides isolate rTilSci1 chromosome 7, rTilSci1.hap2, whole genome shotgun sequence:
- the NOPCHAP1 gene encoding NOP protein chaperone 1 translates to MALSGRGACPGASRELLSVGVGGGIHDTLLLDSKHAKKKTTRLETVRVPRSSILDRVQNFLPRMADANEELRRGMERLPVQEFDIEHVDDSIENVIEMNVALVELSGSDTEEEDAISDDDSDCDDSSECDELTIDNIKFPKPQGEGRIEILDSRTNE, encoded by the exons ATGGCACTGAGCGGGAGGGGCGCGTGCCCCGGGGCATCCCGAGAGCTTCTCTCTGTGGGTGTCGGAGGAG GCATTCATGACACACTGTTGCTGGATTCAAAGCATGCTAAGAAAAAGACCACAAGGTTAGAGACAGTCCGGGTGCCAAGGAGCAGCA TTCTGGACCGGGTACAGAACTTTCTACCGCGGATGGCTGATGCGAATGAAGAACTCAGAAGAGGAATGGAAAGACTTCCAGTTCAAGAGTTTGATATTGAACATGTTGATGATTCGATTGAAAACGTTATTGAAATG AATGTGGCTCTGGTTGAATTGAGTGGTTCTGATACTGAGGAAGAGGATGCCATCTCAGACGATGACTCGGATTGCGACGACAGCTCTGAATGTGACGAACTGACTATAGACAACATTAAGTTTCCTAAACCACAAGGAGAAGGCAGAATAGAAATTTTGGACAGTAGAACTAACGAGTAG
- the ALDH1L2 gene encoding mitochondrial 10-formyltetrahydrofolate dehydrogenase isoform X1 encodes MLSTTSRLLRTFSTTAVHYQNKLKLALIGQSLFGQEVYRQLQKEGHKVVGVFTVPDKNGKADPLASAAEKDGTPVFKFPRWRVKGKPIHEVIEAYQSVGAELNVLPFCSQFIPMDVINGPRHGSIIYHPSILPRHRGASAINWTLIQGDAKAGFTVFWADEGLDTGPILLQRECDVGLNDTVDDLYNRFLFPEGIKSMVEAVQLIADGKAPRIPQPEEGATYEGIQKKENAEISWDQSAAGLHNWIRGHDKVPGAWAMIDGKMVTFYGSSLLDGSVPPGEELAIRGAAKPGLVTKNGLVLFGNDGKMLLIRNLQFEDGRMIPASKYFSTDEMSAVELTEEEKKIAEDVKSIWKGILSNVAVIEDSTDFFKSGASSMEVVRMIEEIKQKCGGLELQNEDVYMAPKFGDFIQMVVRKHRGEDKEEKLIIDYVSKDVNHMTVKMPYQCFINGQFMDAEDGKTYDSINPTDGSVIAKVSFATRNDVDKAVAAAKEAFEHGEWGKMNARERGRLLYRLADLMEEHQEELATIEAIDSGAVYTLALKTHIGMSVQTFRYFAGWCDKIQGSTIPINHARPNHNLTFTKKEPLGVCAIVIPWNYPLMMLAWKSAACLAAGNTLVLKPAQVTPLTALKFAELSAKAGFPKGVINILPGSGGLVGQHLSEHPDIRKLGFTGSTPIGKQIMKSCAVSNLKKVSLELGGKSPLIIFSDCELDKAVRMGMGAVFFNKGENCIAAGRLFVEESIHDEFVRRVVEETQKMKIGDPLDRSTDHGPQNHKAHMEKLLEYCETGVKEGATLVYGGRQVCRPGFFMEPTILTDVEDHMYIAREESFGPVMVISKFKDGDVDGVLERANRTEYGLASGVFTKDISKALYISDKLEAGTVFINTYNKTDVAAPFGGFKQSGFGKDLGEEALHEYLRTKAVTVEY; translated from the exons ATGCTCTCGACAACCAGCCGCCTGCTAAGGACATTCTCCACGACCGCG GTTCATTACCAAAATAAGCTGAAACTAGCTTTAATTGGCCAGAGCCTCTTTGGACAAGAAGTCTACAGGCAGTTACAAAAAGAAGGCCACAAAGTTGTGGGAGTGTTCACAGTTCCAGACAAAAATGGGAAGGCTGACCCTTTGG CATCTGCTGCAGAAAAGGATGGGACCCCTGTGTTTAAGTTCCCAAGGTGGAGAGTGAAGGGCAAGCCTATCCATGAAGTTATTGAAGCCTATCAATCAGTGGGAGCAGAGCTAAATGTACTTCCGTTCTGTTCACAATTCATACCCATGGATGTTatcaatggaccaaggcatggttCTATTATCTACCATCCCTCGATCCTTCCACGTCACAGAGGAGCATCTGCCATCAATTG GACTTTGATTCAAGGAGACGCAAAAGCAGGATTCACAGTTTTCTGGGCTGATGAAGGTCTGGACACGGGACCCATCCTTTTGCAGCGGGAATGTGATGTTGGCTTGAACGATACAGTGGATGACCTGTACAATCGGTTTCTTTTCCCTGAAGGAATAAAGTCTATG GTGGAAGCTGTACAGCTAATTGCTGATGGAAAAGCTCCCCGTATACCTCAACCTGAAGAAGGGGCAACATATGAAGGCatccagaagaaagaaaatgcagag ATTTCTTGGGATCAGTCAGCGGCAGGTTTGCACAACTGGATCAGAGGGCATGACAAAGTACCTGGAGCATGGGCAATGATTGATGGCAAG atGGTGACTTTTTATGGGTCATCATTACTTGACGGTTCAGTCCCTCCTGGTGAAGAGCTAGCAATACGAGGAGCTGCAAAACCTGGTCTTGTAACTAAGAATGGGTTGGTTCTTTTTGGCAATGATGGAAAAATG CTGCTGATAAGAAATCTCCAGTTTGAAGATGGAAGAATGATCCCAGCATCTAAATACTTTTCAACTGACGAGATGTCTGCTGTAGAACTTACTGAAGAGGAGAAGAAGATTGCAGAAGATGTGAAG TCCATTTGGAAGGGAATTTTAAGCAATGTGGCTGTGATTGAAGATTCCACTGACTTCTTTAAGTCTGGTGCTTCCTCTATGGAAGTTGTTAG GATGATCGAAGAGATCAAGCAAAAATGTGGTGGACTTGAGCTACAAAATGAAGATGTCTACATGGCCCCTAAGTTCGGAGATTTCATCCAGATGGTTGTCAGAAAACACAGGGGTGAAGATAAGGAGGAAAAATTAATAATAGACTAC GTTTCAAAAGATGTCAACCATATGACTGTGAAGATGCCTTATCAGTGTTTTATCAATGGTCAGTTTATGGATGCTGAAGATGGAAAAACATATGACTCCATAAATCCAACAGATGGATCA GTGATTGCCAAAGTGTCATTTGCTACCAGGAATGATGTTGACAAGGcagttgcagcagcaaaggaagcctTTGAGCACGGCGAATGGGGGAAGATGAACGCAAGAGAAAGGGGGAGACTCTTGTACAG GCTTGCAGATCTGATGGAAGAACACCAAGAAGAACTGGCAACCATTGAGGCTATTGATTCAGGAGCTGTTTACACATTAGCATTGAAGACCCACATAGGAATGTCGGTGCAAACATTCCGATACTTTGCTGGATGGTGTGACAAAATACAG GGTTCTACCATCCCAATTAACCATGCACGACCAAACCATAACTTAACTTTCACCAAGAAAGAACCTTTAGG GGTTTGTGCAATTGTCATTCCATGGAATTACCCTCTGATGATGCTTGCATGGAAGAGTGCAGCATGTTTGGCTGCTGGCAACACCTTAGTTCTGAAACCAGCCCAG GTCACTCCTCTGACTGCCTTGAAGTTTGCAGAGCTCTCTGCTAAAGCTGGATTCCCCAAAGGTGTAATAAATATTCTGCCTGGTTCAG GTGGTTTAGTAGGACAGCACTTGTCTGAGCACCCAGATATTCGTAAACTTGGGTTCACTGGCTCAACACCAATTGGTAAACAGATCATGAAAAG CTGTGCAGTCAGCAACTTGAAGAAGGTTTCTTTGGAACTGGGTGGAAAATCCCCACTGATCATATTCAGTGACTGTGAGCTGGACAAAGCAGTGAGGATG GGCATGGGGGCGGTTTTTTTCAACAAAGGAGAGAACTGCATTGCGGCTGGTAGACTCTTCGTGGAAGAATCAATTCACGATGAATTTGTTAGAAGAGTG GTGGAAGAAacccagaaaatgaaaattggTGACCCACTTGACAGATCCACAGACCATGGTCCACAAAACCATAAGGCACATATGGAAAAGCTTCTGGAGTACTGTGAAACTGGAGTGAAAGAAGGAGCTACACTAGTGTATGGAGGAAGGCAAGTATGTAGACCAG GCTTCTTTATGGAACCAACCATATTAACGGATGTCGAAGACCATATGTATATTGCGCGTGAAGAATCTTTTGGGCCTGTCATGGTCATTTCCAAGTTCAAAGACGG GGATGTCGATGGAGTGTTAGAACGAGCCAACAGAACCGAATATGGTTTGGCTTCAGGGGTCTTCACCAAAGACATAAGCAAAGCTCTCTACATCAGTGACAAACTGGAAGCCGGAACAGTTTTTATCAACACTTACAACAAAACTGATGTGGCAGCTCCATTTGGTGGATTCAAACAGTCTGGCTTTGGAAAAGATTTGG GTGAAGAAGCGCTACATGAGTACCTCAGAACAAAAGCGGTAACTGTGGAGTATTAA
- the ALDH1L2 gene encoding mitochondrial 10-formyltetrahydrofolate dehydrogenase isoform X2, giving the protein MIDGKMVTFYGSSLLDGSVPPGEELAIRGAAKPGLVTKNGLVLFGNDGKMLLIRNLQFEDGRMIPASKYFSTDEMSAVELTEEEKKIAEDVKSIWKGILSNVAVIEDSTDFFKSGASSMEVVRMIEEIKQKCGGLELQNEDVYMAPKFGDFIQMVVRKHRGEDKEEKLIIDYVSKDVNHMTVKMPYQCFINGQFMDAEDGKTYDSINPTDGSVIAKVSFATRNDVDKAVAAAKEAFEHGEWGKMNARERGRLLYRLADLMEEHQEELATIEAIDSGAVYTLALKTHIGMSVQTFRYFAGWCDKIQGSTIPINHARPNHNLTFTKKEPLGVCAIVIPWNYPLMMLAWKSAACLAAGNTLVLKPAQVTPLTALKFAELSAKAGFPKGVINILPGSGGLVGQHLSEHPDIRKLGFTGSTPIGKQIMKSCAVSNLKKVSLELGGKSPLIIFSDCELDKAVRMGMGAVFFNKGENCIAAGRLFVEESIHDEFVRRVVEETQKMKIGDPLDRSTDHGPQNHKAHMEKLLEYCETGVKEGATLVYGGRQVCRPGFFMEPTILTDVEDHMYIAREESFGPVMVISKFKDGDVDGVLERANRTEYGLASGVFTKDISKALYISDKLEAGTVFINTYNKTDVAAPFGGFKQSGFGKDLGEEALHEYLRTKAVTVEY; this is encoded by the exons ATGATTGATGGCAAG atGGTGACTTTTTATGGGTCATCATTACTTGACGGTTCAGTCCCTCCTGGTGAAGAGCTAGCAATACGAGGAGCTGCAAAACCTGGTCTTGTAACTAAGAATGGGTTGGTTCTTTTTGGCAATGATGGAAAAATG CTGCTGATAAGAAATCTCCAGTTTGAAGATGGAAGAATGATCCCAGCATCTAAATACTTTTCAACTGACGAGATGTCTGCTGTAGAACTTACTGAAGAGGAGAAGAAGATTGCAGAAGATGTGAAG TCCATTTGGAAGGGAATTTTAAGCAATGTGGCTGTGATTGAAGATTCCACTGACTTCTTTAAGTCTGGTGCTTCCTCTATGGAAGTTGTTAG GATGATCGAAGAGATCAAGCAAAAATGTGGTGGACTTGAGCTACAAAATGAAGATGTCTACATGGCCCCTAAGTTCGGAGATTTCATCCAGATGGTTGTCAGAAAACACAGGGGTGAAGATAAGGAGGAAAAATTAATAATAGACTAC GTTTCAAAAGATGTCAACCATATGACTGTGAAGATGCCTTATCAGTGTTTTATCAATGGTCAGTTTATGGATGCTGAAGATGGAAAAACATATGACTCCATAAATCCAACAGATGGATCA GTGATTGCCAAAGTGTCATTTGCTACCAGGAATGATGTTGACAAGGcagttgcagcagcaaaggaagcctTTGAGCACGGCGAATGGGGGAAGATGAACGCAAGAGAAAGGGGGAGACTCTTGTACAG GCTTGCAGATCTGATGGAAGAACACCAAGAAGAACTGGCAACCATTGAGGCTATTGATTCAGGAGCTGTTTACACATTAGCATTGAAGACCCACATAGGAATGTCGGTGCAAACATTCCGATACTTTGCTGGATGGTGTGACAAAATACAG GGTTCTACCATCCCAATTAACCATGCACGACCAAACCATAACTTAACTTTCACCAAGAAAGAACCTTTAGG GGTTTGTGCAATTGTCATTCCATGGAATTACCCTCTGATGATGCTTGCATGGAAGAGTGCAGCATGTTTGGCTGCTGGCAACACCTTAGTTCTGAAACCAGCCCAG GTCACTCCTCTGACTGCCTTGAAGTTTGCAGAGCTCTCTGCTAAAGCTGGATTCCCCAAAGGTGTAATAAATATTCTGCCTGGTTCAG GTGGTTTAGTAGGACAGCACTTGTCTGAGCACCCAGATATTCGTAAACTTGGGTTCACTGGCTCAACACCAATTGGTAAACAGATCATGAAAAG CTGTGCAGTCAGCAACTTGAAGAAGGTTTCTTTGGAACTGGGTGGAAAATCCCCACTGATCATATTCAGTGACTGTGAGCTGGACAAAGCAGTGAGGATG GGCATGGGGGCGGTTTTTTTCAACAAAGGAGAGAACTGCATTGCGGCTGGTAGACTCTTCGTGGAAGAATCAATTCACGATGAATTTGTTAGAAGAGTG GTGGAAGAAacccagaaaatgaaaattggTGACCCACTTGACAGATCCACAGACCATGGTCCACAAAACCATAAGGCACATATGGAAAAGCTTCTGGAGTACTGTGAAACTGGAGTGAAAGAAGGAGCTACACTAGTGTATGGAGGAAGGCAAGTATGTAGACCAG GCTTCTTTATGGAACCAACCATATTAACGGATGTCGAAGACCATATGTATATTGCGCGTGAAGAATCTTTTGGGCCTGTCATGGTCATTTCCAAGTTCAAAGACGG GGATGTCGATGGAGTGTTAGAACGAGCCAACAGAACCGAATATGGTTTGGCTTCAGGGGTCTTCACCAAAGACATAAGCAAAGCTCTCTACATCAGTGACAAACTGGAAGCCGGAACAGTTTTTATCAACACTTACAACAAAACTGATGTGGCAGCTCCATTTGGTGGATTCAAACAGTCTGGCTTTGGAAAAGATTTGG GTGAAGAAGCGCTACATGAGTACCTCAGAACAAAAGCGGTAACTGTGGAGTATTAA